The DNA window GCTCCGCCGCTTCGAAAGCCCTGCCTTCCTCAGCTTCTTCACCGCTTCCCTCCGGTGCCGTGGCGTCAGAAGTTTTTTCGCAGGACCTCCTGGATCGCGTCGATCTCGAGATCCCGCTGGGCCAGGAGCCGCTTGAGCCGCTGGTTCTCCTTCTCCAGCTCCCTTAGCCTTCGCGCCTCCGAGATCGAAAGCCCCTGGTACTTGCGCCTCCACCGATAGAACGTGAACTCCGAAACCCCATACTTCCGGCAGATCTCCACGATCGGCATCCGGCCCGTTTCGGCCTCCTTCAGAATCCGGACGATCTGCTCCTCTCGGAACCGCTCCTTCTTCATCGATCCTCCTTCCTCGGTCAGAGGATCCTAAACCCTGAGATTTCTCGTGGCCCTAATTTTGGGGAGCAGGCCCTTGCCAGTAGAAGCACCGCGGACGCACTTCGTGACCGGGCGACAGGGATATTGTTGAGTAAAGCCGGACATGCTTAGAAGGCCTGGGACACAATTAGGGGGCTGCAAGACTGGCTGAAGCGGTTTCCGAACGCGGGCTCGTCCGATCGAAAGGCAGCCCAGGGTATGATTGATGACCTTCTCGATGCGCTGAAATGAGCGCCGGAGGAAAAGGATGTCGAGCAAAGAGCTGACGTACGCGAACATCGTAAAACATCTGCTCATGGAACTCCCT is part of the Planctomycetota bacterium genome and encodes:
- a CDS encoding transposase, encoding MKKERFREEQIVRILKEAETGRMPIVEICRKYGVSEFTFYRWRRKYQGLSISEARRLRELEKENQRLKRLLAQRDLEIDAIQEVLRKNF